GGCGAGGCTGTCCCGGCCCGCGCGCCTATCGATCCTCGCCATCCTTGCGCTGTTGCTTCTGCTCGCCGCGATGTTCGGTTTGTGGCGGTTGAGCAAGGCGCGCTGCTTTGCACTGTTCGTAACGCCGCTTTGCCGCGTGCAGACGCCAGAGAAGCTGGTCGCGCTGACATTCGATGACGGACCCCGGCGCGAAGGCGTCTCGATCGCGCTCGACGCGCTGGCCCGGAATGATGCGCACGCCACCTTCTTTCTGATCGGCGACGAAATGGCGCGCCACCCCGGCGAGGCGCGCCGTTTGGTCGATGCCGGGCATGAAATCGCCAATCACAGCTTTTATCATCGCCGTATGGTGGATGTGTCCCCCGCCGCCGCCCGTCGCGAAATCGATCGCACCGATGCTTTGCTCAAGGCCGAGGGCGGCGGCGATACGCTGCTGTTCCGCCCGCCCTATGGCAGCAAGCTCACCGGGCTGCCGCTGGCGCTGCGCG
This genomic interval from Sphingosinithalassobacter tenebrarum contains the following:
- a CDS encoding polysaccharide deacetylase family protein, which produces MARLSRPARLSILAILALLLLLAAMFGLWRLSKARCFALFVTPLCRVQTPEKLVALTFDDGPRREGVSIALDALARNDAHATFFLIGDEMARHPGEARRLVDAGHEIANHSFYHRRMVDVSPAAARREIDRTDALLKAEGGGDTLLFRPPYGSKLTGLPLALRGAGHRMVMWDVEDPPERLDARQYADRILEQVRPGSIILMHIMYDSRATAREALPLVLAGLARRGYRVVTVGQLLAARS